In the Vulpes vulpes isolate BD-2025 chromosome 12, VulVul3, whole genome shotgun sequence genome, CTAAGCTCCTCATTTTGCACAAAGAATGGGTGGCACCATTGACTCAAATAAACAACTCTActctcagaaaggaaaggaaatcaggtAAATAGAGCCTGCCCATTTGTAAAGCCCCTAGTCAGTCCAGAGTATGTGGAGCATTTGTTATCATCTACCGAAGGCTTTAACAATTTGCCACAAACAGTGgattaaagacaacaaaaatgtattctcttatgtttctagaggtcagaagtctatAATACGGCATGTGGACCCCTCATCTAATCCCAAATAATGTTCCCATCTCGGGGTCCTTAATCTAATAATATCTACAAAGTCCCTTGGGCCTTAAAGGTAACATTATGGACTCTGGAGGTAGGATATGGGCATCTTTTGATGAAATGCGTGAGACACAGTGACATATGTATAGTCAGGtaaacaaagactaaaatatattGACTGTACACTGTGATGACACAATTTCGAGACACACCGCAGGGGTCTCAATAAAGACAATGGACATATATTATATCCAGCTAGCCAGGAGCACTTGGGAAAAAGTAAACATGGTCGAATACTTCTATTTTGGAGCTTTGGCCAGAAAAGAGACTATCATATCCATGAGTGTCTGACACAGAGTAAGCAATCCAAGTGCCCTGAATATATGAAACACTagatgtatctttttaattttaattcaattcacagaaatcttaaagaagcaaaaggataCTACACAGCCTGGTGAGAGTACCtcacaggaagaaaacaatgCCGTCGTCTCAAGTGACCTCCCCTGTGCCTCTGACAATCAGAATACTGGTAAGTAGAGATGTCTGAACTGGAGgtggggagtggcaaagggagatgTAAGCGTGGCTGAGGGTCCAGCTGAGCATTTCTATTTACAGACTCATAGATGAGAGATGTAAAGTGATCCAAGCCCATGTCCAGATTAGAGGGATAACACAAGGTCTTTTTTCTCTCCAGGAGACGTTCATTGCATGTATATAAAACAAAGCCTGGAGATTCAAGGGGAAtctcagaaaggacaaatatccaTAAGTGCAGGGCCATGTTTGCAAAGATGGAGTCTAAAGAAATGTCAGATCTCtctgagaaatggaaatatcaacTCAGTCTGAACCTGAGAAGATGAATTCTGTTGGTCATAATGTGGGCAAATCTCTGACAGCTGGTGTGAAATGGGCCAGCAAAGAACAGATAGGGCATCCCAGGAGGAACCAGTAGATTTGGCTTTTTTCTCTAAGAGAGGACTGAACTCCTTAGCATATGTCCTTTCatgggggaagaaggggcagagattTGAAAGAGACCCTTAGGTTTTTCTCCAACAACCTCCTAACCCTCATGAGCACACAGGAATATTTATTCCATCACATACTCTACTAGGCTTAGCACAAAGTCCTCTCACAGTTACCCCTATTGACACTTGTCTCTTCATGTCCCATTCTCTGTTCCCATGCatttcgtttctttctttctttctttattttttctaaggatCTTAATCAtatattcacgagaaacacatatagagagaggcagagacataggcagagggaggagcaggctccctcagggagcccaacgttggactcaatcccaggaagcCCGgctcatgccccgagccaaaggcaggtgctcaaccactgagccacccaggcatccctctgctccCATTTCCTTATACTCTCAGACAGACTCATAAATTCAGATCCTCATATCTTGAACCTTCACATCTCATTTTGCAGCATATGTATTCCTCAAGTTTGCCTTCTCTAATGTCATTCCTTAGATACTGTCATCTCAAACTCACACAAATAATCTCACTCTTGTGGAACTTCATATTTCACATTAACAGTGAACAAAGCCAACACAATCAGATAACATCGTGTAAAACTCCTCTGTCCCAAGTCGCTTAGGCCCCTCATGTAATTCCACAATCTAGGACCTCGCGTGAAGTCTTGCCTCTATCCTTGCCTCTCTCCTAGCACTTTCACAATCTCAACAGATCTCACAAAATTACCCATGTGCATATCACTCTCATAAATCAAGTAGAGTATGTACAACTTGAACCACTGTAGTACATGACACCCAAATCACTCATACCACCTTTACATATACAGGAATATGCTGTACCATCCTCTAATATATGATGCTCATGCTACCTTTACGTGGAATGGCCATGGCACCCATACGCCTTCTACATAAAATTGTTGAAGAAACATGACAGACACGTACACACATGAGACAGTATTCACCGAACTAGGTGCACATACTACGTCTCTAAAAATTAATCCACCCCCCACTGACCTGTCTCATGCCTATAACAAGACCAACCAGATACTCTCCAAGACCTAAGAGACAAAGTAGGTGCATCTTCTGAAGTTAAATTTAGGTAGAAGCTGAAATAACCTTTTTAAACATAGGAAGAGACTTAATATGTTTGAGTTATTTTATCAGGAACACAAATGTACTTATTTCCTTAAAGTTTAGTTTGGAAATGTAGATTAAGTGGAAGAAAAACTAACTGGTGTATTAGTGATGTGTTGAAGTTCATGATAGAGGTAAAACCcgataaaagaaatatacatattttacaagGAAAATAATCAACAACTTAGAATTTAGCTGTTAATTGGGAAAGTTTAGTGGTAGGCTTATGAGTATGGTAAGTATAGAGGCAAAAACGGATCATATCCAGAATTGCATGAGATGTCAGTTAAACCTACAAGCGaagaattaatgtaaaattaaaccAAAGATTGCAGTACTCTAGTAATTTCTGACTGAAGAAATGTAAGAGAGCTCTGAATCCTTAGTCATCCATGTAAAAGAGTCTTATAGGTAATGACTTACTGAACATGAGCTCCCatgtaaaactacaaaacacatAGTCTCAAGTAGATTCTGCAAACACAATGAACACTAACATTTAGcttcaaagaaaatcatttaattgaACAATAGGAGTGGTAAATAAGAATGTTTAcagttattaaaaatgtaaaaacatataACACTatcaataaaaagatttaaagaacccagttttaaaatgagaaataatgttctagaaatcataaaaaatatggATGAGTTAAACGTCACATTTGtcagaggaaaagaacatttgtGACCTGAAGGCTAGAGCCAGGGAATTACTTACAGATATAAATCAGAGGGATCAATAcattggaaatataaaaaaaggattaagatAAATGAGGATAAAATGTGAAAGTATGACATATGAAACTAATGTTTGTTTAGAATGAAACAGAGAACGTAAGACAGATATAGAAGAAATTGCCAAGAgttttttttcagaactctggaagaTACAAACCCTTAGAATCAGGAAACATTATTAGGAAGCTCGTTacagaaatggcaaaaataaacccacactaaACTATGTACACCAAAGCCAATATTCACAACCTCAGTAACAAATATGTTAAAGCAAGTGGGGAGAGGCACACAGTCTTTCAAAAGAATGGTGATCTGTCAGACAGTGACTGTATCCACAGCAATTATCTAATAACAATATAAGATAATGTACTGGATGAAAAGAACAGTCacatcataaagaaaagaagggtGAAAAAAGGACATGTGTcagataaaaaagtagaaaaaataaagataaaaaatttgaaaacacagaacgtatttggaaagatgaaatgGAACCCAGGAACGGAAGGTGAGCTGAGAAGTCTGTGACTTAATGCAAGTAGGTTTTGATGATTTCCACACCCAAACCAGTAATCACTGATTCACAGATAATGAACCAAACAGATGTAACTGAAGGACTGGATGACAGTCACATACAACATGACTGGGAGCTAAAGTATTCTAAGCTCCTCATTTTGCACAAAGAATGGGGGGCACCATTGACTCAAATAAACAACTCTActctcagaaaggaaaggaaatcaggtAAATAGAGCCTGCCCATTTGTAAAGCCCCTAGTCAGTCCAGAGTATGTGGAGCATTTGTTATCATCTACCGAAGGCTTTAACAATTTGCCACAAACAGTGgattaaagacaacaaaaatgtattctcttatggttctagaggtcagaagtctaaaatacGGCATGTGGACCCCTCATCTAATCCCAAATAATGTTCCCATCTCGGGGTCCTTAATCTAATaatatctgcaaaatcccttgGGCCTTAAAGGTAACATTATGGACTCTGGAGGTAGGATATGGGCATCTTTTGATGAAATGCGTGAGACACAGTGACGTATGTATAGTCAGGtaaacaaagactaaaatatattGACTGTACACTGTGATGACACAATTTCGAGACACACCGCAGGGGTCTCAATAAAGACAATGGACATATATTATATCCAGCTAGCCAGGAGCACTTGGGAAAAAGTAAACATGGTCGAATACTTCTATTTTGGAGCTTTGGCCAGAAAAGAGACTATCATATCCATGAGTGTCTGACACAGAGTAAGCAATCCAAGTGCCCTGAATATATGAAACACTagatgtatctttttaattttaattcaattcacagaaatcttaaagaagcaaaaggataCTACACAGCCTGGTGAGAGTACCtcacaggaagaaaacaatgCCGTCGTCTCAAGTGACCTCCCCTGTGCCTCTGACAATCAGAATACTGGTAAGTAGAGATGTCTGAACTGGAGgtggggagtggcaaagggagatgTAAGCGTGGCTGAGGGTCCAGCTGAGCATTTCTATTTACAGACTCATAGATGAGAGATGTAAAGTGATCCAAGCCCATGTCCAGATTAGAGGGATAACACAAGGTCTTTTTTCTCTCCAGGAGACGTTCATTGCATGTATATAAAACAAAGCCTGGAGATTCAAGGGGAAtctcagaaaggacaaatatccaTAAGTGCAGGGCCATGTTTGCAAAGATGGAGTCTAAAGAAATGTCAGATCTCtctgagaaatggaaatatcaacTCAGTCTGAACCTGAGAAGATGAATTCTGTTGGTCATAATGTGGGCAAATCTCTGACAGCTGGTGTGAAATGGGCCAGCAAAGAACAGATAGGGCATCCCAGGAGGAACCAGTAGATTTGGCTTTTTTCTCTAAGAGAGGACTGAACTCCTTAGCATATGTCCTTTCatgggggaagaaggggcagagattTGAAAGAGACCCTTAGGTTTTTCTCCAACAACCTCCTAACCCTCATGAGCACACAGGAATATTTATTCCATCACATACTCTACTAGGCTTAGCACAAAGTCCTCTCACAGTTACCCCTATTGACACTTGTCTCTTCATGTCCCATTCTCTGTTCCCATGCatttcgtttctttctttctttctttattttttctaaggatCTTAATCAtatattcacgagaaacacatatagagagaggcagagacataggcagagggaggagcaggctccctcagggagcccaacgttggactcaatcccaggaagcCCGgctcatgccccgagccaaaggcaggtgctcaaccactgagccacccaggcatccctctgctccCATTTCCTTATACTCTCAGACAGACTCATAAATTCAGATCCTCATATCTTGAACCTTCACATCTCATTTTGCAGCATATGTATTCCTCAAGTTTGCCTTCTCTAATGTCATTCCTTAGATACTGTCATCTCAAACTCACACAAATAATCTCACTCTTGTGGAACTTCATATTTCACATTAACAGTGAACAAAGCCAACACAATCAGATAACATCGTGTAAAACTCCTCTGTCCCAAGTCGCTTAGGCCCCTCATGTAATTCCACAATCTAGGACCTCGCGTGAAGTCTTGCCTCTATCCTTGCCTCTCTCCTAGCACTTTCACAATCTCAACAGATCTCACAAAATTACCCATGTGCATATCACTCTCATAAATCAAGTAGAGTATGTACAACTTGAACCACTGTAGTACATGACACCCAAATCACTCATACCACCTTCACATATACAGGAATATGCTGTACCATCCTCTAATATATGATGCTCATGCTACCTTTACGTGGAATGGCCATGGCACCCATACGCCTTCTACATAAAATTGTTGAAGAAACATGACAGACACGTACACACATGAGACAGTATTCACCGAACTAGGTGCACATACTACGTCTCTAAAAATTAATCCACCCCCCACTGACCTGTCTCATGCCTATAACAAGACCAACCAGATACTCTCCAAGACCTAAGAGACAAAGTAGGTGCATCTTCTGAAGTTAGAATTTAGCTGTTAATTGGGAAAGTTTAGTGGTAGGCTTATGAGTATGGTCAGTATAGAGGCAAAAACTGATCAGAACAATGTGTGGGGAACATGAGGAAGATGACACCACTAACTAGGCCAAGTGACAGCTGAGCCATTTCGCCAGTCAGTAGCTCCTAACAGGGGGGCTGTGCCCATTGCTGGGAAGTGTCGTCTGGAGTCAGCTTCGGGGATCCTCCTGGAGTCTCCAGTCCTGCAGAGCTGTGCAGCAGAGCCCTCAGGTGAGGTCCCACAGGAGCAGATAGGTGGAAGAGGAGGCCAACAGATAGCAGTCTGTCATTTCTCTCCTGTAAATCCTAGCCCTGCCCGGAGGCAACAGGACCTCAGTATCATAAACCACAGGTGGCAGACTGAAGACCTGTTCTGACATACCTGCTCTGAATTTATTCTTGTGGGAAATGGAGTAGTAATAACAAATAATTTGGGCaccttaccatgtgccaggcaagAATTTGAGCCTCTGATCAACTGCAGAAAACAACCTAGGGCTCTCATGCTCTCATAGGTAACCAGACATTTCATTCCAGCAAATATTTTTAGGTACCTAGATTTTAGAACTTTGGATAGAAGCCAGACTATCATCTTCATGGGAACAAGTGCTGTGTGTGTCATTATACATGGTATATCTCGAATGTTTAATGGGGGCAAAGATATCATCTATCTGATTGTCCTTCTCTTTCCCAGAAGTCTTAAACACAGATGAAGACATTGTACTTCCTGGACCCTCTGGGTTGGcccaaggccacagccagagggCAGAAGTTTCAGACTCAGAATATATTTCCTGTATCGCTTCTGCAGACAAGCTCTTTGACAGAGGTAATatggtgggagtgggaggggctggggggaaaTCAGGCAGGGAGGTGAGGCAGCATGTTAgccaaaaattagaatttagtgCCTATGCCCAGCAATGCCATAAATGACCCCTTCTCACCAGGACTGTCCAAGGTCTGCATTCCTAATTAATACGCAGAAATGTACCAGGgaggcatccctgtcttgtttggAAGAAGCTCTTAAAAGATCTgaatgagaagataaaatatctaagagaaatgtggaaatatattttcagaacaGAAGTTTGGGCCATGACTGTGAAGTCTTAATTTGAACATTTCCAGCACCAGGGTTCCCCAGGAACCttgaaaattcattttacctGCATCTGTAcattatttatctatcttttttaaagattttatttatttatttatgagagacacacacagagggaaagagagagagcgagagagagagagggagagagacaggcagagggagaagcaggctccatttagggagcctgtcgtgggactcgatcccgggtctccaggatcacactcccagctgaaggtggcgctaaaccgctgagccccggggctgccatctatctatctatctatctatctatctatctatctatccatccatccatccatccatccatccatcctctgtgtgtttgtatggGTGTATAGATAGATACCAGATATCAGTACATACGTAGATAGATACACATGCAGAATTCTTCATAAAATTGTACCCCATGCCCCCTCATTGCACAGTGTCCTATAAGGAAACTCAAGCTGAGAATATCCAACTTTAGTGACTGCATACTGTTTTACAGGCATGGTTCTAAGTGTCCAATATTCTCTACACATGTCCAGAAATCTCACGAGATAATAGTACGATCATTCAGTATAAACACAgttttactaattattatttaattatattttggagTAAGTGAAGTTAAAAGATAAAGTCACCTGAAAATCGTAGCATTTCAATGGAGAAAGTCACCTTAGGTTCTATGAGAGTTAAGTCTCATGTGTGGTAATGGTGTCTAACTTATAATATCCATTCAGTGTAGCTCTTTTGAGAAGATGCCACATCtcagtgtttggttttgtttttattcctttacacAGAATTCTCGAAGAACCAAGAGAATGTGCCTCAGCCTGAGTCTGTGGTCTCTTCTGGCAGTGAGATTGCAGGAGCAAAGACTTCTTCCTCAGAATACGTCTGCATCTCCCCTTCTGGTAAGTTTACCCTTGCTAAAGAGGATGGTAAGGGAAATACACAGGTAGAGTCTGAGCAGAGATAGCAGGTACAACTGAGCTGCTCAGCCCAAGCCTGACTTATCTTATTCTCCCCTTGAAAGCAGAagagggcacagggcagaggcACTAGGACTGCAGCCCCTGCAGAGGAACAGAAAGGGAGTCTACCTTCAGGGGGAGGACCCAGTTACCGTTGTAGCTTCAGGTCAAGTAGAGCGCCGCAGTGGTGTGGACATTTCATCACGCCCTTCCCCCTCAGAGGTGCATGAACTCATCCTCACCCACACTCCTGCATCTGTATTCCTTCCTACCAGTTCTGGTCCCATTTCTCCTTGCCTTCCTTCCTCATTAACTTTTCCCAGTCCCTGGTGGCATGGCATAGGTACACCCTTGTCCCTTCATTCCTTCACACAGTCACACTCATCCACTTACACACTAGTACCTTAAGTCCTTTACAACCCCTTGTACAGATCACCTGTTTTAAATCCCTCACACTAAGCCAAACGGCAGAAAATGGATATACCCTGAGGAGGATGGACTTTCAGGTACAGCCTTTCTCATCCACATGCCACTTCACTCATGAAGACTTGGGCACTTCGCAGAGCGGCGTATTTCAGTAGCTCAGGTCACTTCTGCTGGCATTCTAAGTTACAGTGTCAACAGGAAACAGCATTATTCCTGCACTTGTTCACATGCTCTGTCACACTAtgtaacacatgcacacactcattcACTGTCACCATTTACTAACATCAGAAACAGtcaccaggggtgcctgggtggctcagtcatttgagcatccgactcttggtttcagctcgggtcgtgatctcaaattagtgagatccagccccatgtcagactccacgctcagcaagaagtctgcttgtccctttccctctgcttcttctctctctgtctctctctgtctctctctctcaaataaataaataaaatcttaaaggaagcGTTCAATCAGATGTGTCCCAAAACACACATGCAAGTCCACAAGACACACTACACCCACATTCCCGCAGAGTTCTAGCATGTACACACCTCAAATAAAACACACCACTCATAGAATGCCGACATACCACATGTGTACAAACTTCTGCTCCACACATCTGCATGGGAATATTCTCATGGCCACCTTGACACCTCCAGACGTCACATACAGACTCTATTTGTCTTacgtttgaaattttctttcGTAGGAAGCCATCAAAAACACCAAGATGTTTCTCATCCTGGACAATCTGAGCAACATGAGACTTCTTCGCCCTTTCCATATGTCTCATTTCCATTCCATCTGGTCAGTAGTACTAAGCCCTCTGAGCCCTCAGTACAGCCACAGAAGGAAAGGCTCATGAAAATTTACTACATGCATGTCCAAATGAAAAGGGGGGTGGCTGTCTTAAGTGAtccagaggaagagcaggagcctCCCTCAAAGAAGGCAAGACTAGAAGAAATGGCTGTTCCTGAAAAGGTCCATACACCCCGTCTCATGTGTGTACGAAGGAACTCCTAACTGGCAGTGAGTCCAGCTGGAACAGTGAAGctcaagaggaaaaggaggaggctGACAGCCCAGCAGAGACTCCAGCTGTGGAGGAATGTCCCAGGGCCAAGACCCCCGAATGGCTTGTGGCCCTGGATAGTGGCTTCAGGTGCATGGGCTGCTGCCGGGTCTTCCCCAGCTTAGAAGCCCTACAGGAGCACGTCCAGCATGGGGTCACTGAGGGCTTTAGCTGCCATAAGTTCCATCTGGCCTTAGCTTGGCTGAAGAGCAAGAAGAACAGGGCAAAGAAGAGAAGGGGGGAGAATACCAGGAAGAGAACACACCGAGGCCAGAAAGAACATCATTCGGGCATGAACATGTCTTCATGCAAATAAACAGACTCTCTTCAGcccctgagagagagaaagtagagtaAACCAGACTCTACCAAGGGGCTTTCTTTATCTTCTCTAAACAACCCTAGTAC is a window encoding:
- the LOC140594835 gene encoding uncharacterized protein, with the translated sequence MKQKRKRKHLESTGSPQTVKRSKASTNLQEVLQQEQSAAASTSGQTAEDSSSSSESFCTSSQEKLTGAEILKKQKDTTQPGESTSQEENNAVVSSDLPCASDNQNTEILKKQKDTTQPGESTSQEENNAVVSSDLPCASDNQNTEVLNTDEDIVLPGPSGLAQGHSQRAEVSDSEYISCIASADKLFDREFSKNQENVPQPESVVSSGSEIAGAKTSSSEYVCISPSGSHQKHQDVSHPGQSEQHETSSPFPYVSFPFHLVSSTKPSEPSVQPQKERLMKIYYMHVQMKRGVAVLSDPEEEQEPPSKKARLEEMAVPEKVHTPRLMCVRRNS